tcccgccgccggctggTTGACGAGCACGTGCAGCTTCATCCCACCCAGGCAGTGCAGCTGGTTGCCGCAGATGAAGTACCGGTCGCCGGGCGCCGCCAGCGGCACCGTCGTGTTGCCGTCGCTCCGGGACAGgaccgcgctcgccgcgctgcaGTTCTTGAACCCGGCCTCGTCGACCTCGTCCAGGGTGTGGTACCTGGAGTACTGGAACACTGGATCAAGGAAAGGAGCACACCGTGAGCAAGCAAATCGTGTCGCGATCAGGGACGTCGATTGCGTTTTGGTCTCTGATCTAACGGCTGCGGAGGAAACAGACTCTGAACTGCAGCATGTGCTTGGACGAGCGAGACAGGGGATGCTGGCAAGGTTCTCGATCGTACCTAGAACGTCGCCGACGTAGAAGGTTTTGCCGTTGGCCCACGACGGCAAGTCCGCGCTGAGATCCCACCCGGCGCTGTTCCCGACGGTGTACGAGGCCGCCTCGGCTCTCTGGGCCACGCCAtcgacgagcagcagcaggGCGCACAGCGCCAGAGCAACGCGAGCTCCGGCCATGGAGGACGGGGGTGTGCACACGGAGATACGCTTCCGATGCAGCGGCTGGGATCCAAGGTGTCCATGCGTGGCCAAAAAAGCTCGGATATATACGAAAGCGGCAGTTCTTGTTGAAGATTGGTTACCTAATCAGCTAATCTCTCGAGTGCCTGCTAGAGCTCGGTTTGGAGGGTGTAGCACGCGAGCGACCACGCACAGGTCTGCAGGGTTCCAATTCCAACTGGGAAGCAGGTGAAGCGGTCGTCTGCTCTTTCTTATTTTTCATGCGACGGATTTGATCTGAATAGGTGATGCCGGGGAGGAAATCGGGATGTGTTTGGTGAGGTTTGGTGATGCGGTTTCACGTGTGTCATCGCTAGTACTAAGGTGTTGGCGGTTAAGCTGCCTCTTCCTGCTCCAAACTTTTGTCTAGAGAGATGATGTCATGGGTTCGACCGTTCGACGTCCCTTGCTCGTGTAGGCAATCTCCTTCGTGCCGGTGCTCATGGTTGAAGCTGGCTGTTACTCCAATCGGAGGAGCTCGATGCGCGCACGGTAAATTCTTGTTGAGCTGCCGCAGCGTGAGTAAAGAATAGAATTGCCGATCTGTTTGCGGAGGCAATTGCCTACATGTCACTAAAGAAGCGGATATGTCACAGAAAAAGTTACCATGTGCCATCTTTCACGATTTTGTCCCCACCACATAAGCTGGTTCTCATAGTTTAGGTCGGGTGGATTGGTTCACCGAGGAAGGAACACCTACGCTACAAGGGCGGTTCGGTGAGGTTTGAGGTTCAAcgcatagtcacaaagtttcCGGATCGATCGAGTCGAGAAACAGGGTCGAGGATCGATACTTTATAGAATTATGGTACGAATATGGTATACTTGTTCAGAACAAGAATCCCAAATCTGGTACATGACTCCGTCGTTTATGGGTCGATGACCTAGGAACGGTGTTTGATTCGAAGGTACTTCGAGTCTCCAAAATAAAGAAAGCAAGAAAAAAATACACAAATTCAACACATGTCACGCATCAGTTGAATGAAAAGCCCATCAAACAATGATGAAAAAGCTCATCAAACCAACCTAAACCTTATCCACACCTCCTGGCCTCCACGACTCCACTCACCCGCTCTCCCCCAGACGCCGCCGCTTGCCCGAGCCCGACCaaccgcgcctcctcctccgctgccCAAGCCGACGCCGCCTGCTCGCTCCTGGCTCCTCTGTCTCCTTCCTGTCTTCCACCTGCACCT
This sequence is a window from Panicum virgatum strain AP13 chromosome 7K, P.virgatum_v5, whole genome shotgun sequence. Protein-coding genes within it:
- the LOC120642651 gene encoding stellacyanin-like; this translates as MAGARVALALCALLLLVDGVAQRAEAASYTVGNSAGWDLSADLPSWANGKTFYVGDVLVFQYSRYHTLDEVDEAGFKNCSAASAVLSRSDGNTTVPLAAPGDRYFICGNQLHCLGGMKLHVLVNQPAAGGAAGAPAGPPQAPPHATLPPSTDDDAGVPRLFLGGSRRTTAGAPPLAAWLLVAAPLLV